Proteins encoded together in one Stutzerimonas stutzeri window:
- the rsmD gene encoding 16S rRNA (guanine(966)-N(2))-methyltransferase RsmD: protein MANPPIRPSAHGGQGQLRIIGGEWRSRRFSFPDAEGLRPTPDRVRETLFNWLAPYLSGARVLDPFTGSGALYLEALSRGASMALALDVNANAIASLRKHLDTLNCGHGQLLQSDALRYLDSQTPAPFDLVFLDPPFNRNLLQPACELLEGKGWLAAHAWVYTESEAPPSSLGLPGNWRLHREKKAGKVHYALWERHAPTA from the coding sequence ATGGCCAATCCACCCATTCGCCCCAGCGCCCATGGCGGCCAGGGCCAGTTGCGCATCATCGGCGGCGAATGGCGCTCGCGCCGCTTCAGCTTCCCCGATGCCGAAGGCCTGCGGCCGACGCCGGACCGGGTCCGCGAAACCCTGTTCAACTGGCTGGCGCCCTACCTTTCGGGCGCGCGGGTGCTCGACCCGTTCACCGGCAGCGGCGCGCTCTATCTGGAGGCGCTGTCGCGTGGCGCCAGCATGGCCCTGGCGCTGGACGTGAACGCCAACGCCATCGCCAGCCTGCGCAAGCACCTGGACACCCTCAACTGCGGCCACGGCCAGCTGTTGCAGAGCGATGCCCTGCGCTATCTGGACAGCCAGACGCCAGCGCCCTTCGACCTGGTCTTTCTCGACCCGCCGTTCAACAGGAACCTGCTGCAGCCGGCCTGCGAGCTGCTCGAAGGCAAGGGTTGGCTGGCCGCGCACGCCTGGGTCTACACCGAAAGCGAAGCGCCGCCTTCCAGCCTCGGCCTGCCCGGCAACTGGCGACTGCATCGGGAGAAGAAGGCCGGCAAGGTGCACTACGCACTCTGGGAGCGCCACGCACCCACCGCTTGA
- the rpoH gene encoding RNA polymerase sigma factor RpoH, giving the protein MTTTLQPVQALVPGANLEAYVQTVNSLPLLTVEQERELAERLFYHQDLEAARQMVLAHLRFVVHIARSYSGYGLAQADLIQEGNVGLMKAVKRFNPEMGVRLVSFAVHWIRAEIHEFILRNWRIVKVATTKAQRKLFFNLRSQKKRLAWLNNDEVTAVADSLGVEPHEVREMESRLTGHDMAFDPAADADDDSAYQSPAHYLEDHRYDPARQLEDADWSDSSTSSLHAALEGLDERSRDILQQRWLNEDKATLHDLAAKYNVSAERIRQLEKNAMNKLKGSIQA; this is encoded by the coding sequence ATGACAACTACTCTGCAACCTGTTCAAGCGCTAGTCCCGGGAGCGAATCTCGAGGCCTACGTGCAGACCGTGAACAGCCTCCCGCTGCTCACCGTCGAGCAGGAGCGCGAGCTGGCCGAGCGCCTTTTCTATCATCAGGATCTCGAAGCGGCTCGGCAGATGGTGCTGGCGCACCTGCGTTTCGTCGTTCACATCGCTCGCAGCTATTCCGGCTACGGGCTGGCCCAGGCCGACCTGATCCAGGAAGGCAACGTCGGTCTGATGAAGGCGGTCAAGCGCTTCAACCCGGAGATGGGTGTACGGCTGGTGTCCTTCGCCGTGCACTGGATTCGCGCCGAAATCCACGAGTTCATCCTGCGCAACTGGCGCATCGTCAAGGTCGCCACCACCAAGGCGCAGCGCAAGCTGTTCTTCAACCTGCGCAGCCAGAAGAAGCGTCTGGCCTGGCTGAACAACGATGAGGTGACTGCGGTGGCCGACAGCCTTGGCGTCGAGCCGCATGAAGTGCGCGAGATGGAAAGCCGCCTGACCGGCCATGACATGGCCTTCGATCCGGCAGCCGATGCCGATGACGACAGCGCCTATCAGTCGCCGGCTCACTACCTGGAAGACCATCGCTACGATCCGGCGCGTCAGCTGGAAGATGCCGACTGGAGTGACAGCTCCACCTCCAGCCTGCACGCCGCCCTCGAGGGGCTGGACGAGCGTAGCCGCGACATCCTGCAGCAGCGCTGGCTGAACGAGGACAAGGCGACCCTGCACGACCTGGCGGCCAAGTACAACGTGTCGGCCGAGCGCATTCGTCAGCTGGAAAAGAACGCGATGAACAAGCTCAAGGGCTCGATCCAGGCCTGA
- a CDS encoding M16 family metallopeptidase, which produces MPLTLRRAAALLLGALYLPLVAAADNQPTHEFFLDNGLKVIVREDHRAPVVVSQLWYKVGSSYETAGQTGLSHALEHMMFKGSRKLDAGEASRILRELGAEENAFTSDDYTAYYQVLARDRLAVAFELEADRLASLKLPPEEFAREIEVIKEERRLRTDDKPSSLAYERFKTIAYPASGYRNPTIGWMDDLNRMQAEELRAWYEQWYAPNNATLVVVGDVTADEVRGLAERFFGGIERREVPTAKRPLELDEPGERRLRLHVRTQLPTLLMAFNAPSLATEENARQVHALRLISALLDGGYSARLPERLERGEELVTSASAWYDAYARGDSLFVLSAAPNMQKGRSLEEVEAGLWRELDALKETPPSADELERVRAQVIAGLVYERDSITQQATTIGKLETVGLSWRLMDEELAALEAVTPEDIQQAARSYFTRSRLSVAHVLPEEARNE; this is translated from the coding sequence ATGCCTCTGACGTTACGCCGCGCCGCCGCCCTGCTGCTCGGAGCGCTCTATCTGCCGCTAGTGGCTGCAGCAGACAACCAGCCGACCCACGAGTTCTTCCTCGACAATGGCCTGAAGGTGATCGTTCGCGAGGATCACCGCGCCCCGGTGGTGGTTTCCCAGCTCTGGTACAAGGTCGGCTCCAGCTACGAGACCGCCGGCCAGACAGGCCTGTCCCATGCCCTCGAACACATGATGTTCAAGGGCAGCCGCAAGCTCGACGCCGGCGAAGCCTCGCGCATCCTGCGTGAGCTGGGCGCCGAGGAAAACGCCTTCACCAGCGACGACTACACCGCCTACTACCAGGTGCTGGCCCGCGACCGTCTGGCCGTGGCCTTCGAACTCGAAGCCGATCGCCTGGCCAGCCTCAAGCTGCCGCCAGAAGAGTTCGCCCGCGAGATCGAAGTGATCAAGGAAGAACGCCGCCTGCGCACCGACGACAAGCCCAGCTCGCTGGCCTATGAGCGCTTCAAGACCATCGCCTATCCGGCCAGCGGCTACCGCAACCCGACCATCGGCTGGATGGATGACCTCAATCGCATGCAGGCCGAAGAGCTGCGTGCCTGGTACGAGCAATGGTATGCGCCGAACAATGCCACCCTGGTGGTGGTCGGCGACGTGACGGCCGACGAGGTACGCGGGCTGGCCGAGCGTTTCTTCGGCGGCATCGAACGGCGCGAGGTGCCGACGGCCAAGCGGCCGCTGGAACTGGACGAGCCGGGCGAGCGCCGCCTCAGGCTGCACGTGAGGACGCAGTTGCCGACATTGCTGATGGCGTTCAACGCCCCCAGTCTCGCGACCGAGGAGAACGCCCGCCAGGTGCACGCGCTGCGGTTGATCTCCGCCCTGCTCGACGGTGGCTACAGCGCACGTCTGCCGGAGCGGCTGGAACGCGGCGAGGAGCTGGTGACCAGCGCCTCGGCCTGGTACGACGCCTACGCCCGCGGCGACAGCCTGTTTGTCCTGAGCGCCGCGCCGAACATGCAGAAAGGCCGCTCCCTGGAAGAAGTCGAAGCCGGTCTCTGGCGGGAACTGGACGCGCTCAAGGAGACGCCACCCTCGGCGGACGAACTCGAGCGGGTTCGCGCCCAGGTCATCGCCGGGCTGGTCTACGAGCGCGATTCCATCACCCAGCAGGCCACCACCATCGGCAAGCTGGAAACCGTCGGCCTGTCCTGGCGGCTGATGGACGAGGAGCTGGCGGCGCTCGAGGCCGTCACACCCGAAGACATCCAGCAGGCTGCGCGCAGCTATTTCACCCGCTCGCGCCTGAGCGTCGCCCATGTTCTGCCCGAGGAAGCCCGAAATGAGTGA
- a CDS encoding CHASE domain-containing protein: MSDPSIHHSPPGGLRQFFTRRNGIAWGMLVFTLLVQLVVWQSLRANEDRAAQEQFQMLGEKVTEAIRKRLRDHEQILLGGAGLFDAVEQVSREQWRLYVERLALAERYPGIQGVGFTQAIRPAERAAHVARIRSQGFADYDIHPAGERELYTSIIFLEPFSGRNLAAFGYDMYAEPIRQQAMQRAAQLGETSITGKVTLVQETHGTVQAGVLLYVPVYRPHLPTSTPDERMQALLGFVYSPYRVDDLMRGILRAADLPLALHIYASADEAPEHLLHASREAPAPGSARYSALQRLELYGQTWTLRMDSRPEFEDRFHANEALVFGLGLGLSLLVFFLTSSLALRHGRAQALAEEMTRHIRQSRHDLRLSEERLSLALKGSNDGLWDLDLEAGSMYASPRAWEMLGYRPNELPCDLKLWERVTVAEDLAQQKARLAQTMLANVDHFTTELRLQHKHGHVVPVLLRGYIQRDPQGMAQRISGTLMDLTERKRIEQMKNDFVSTVSHELRTPLTSISGALGLIVGGALGKAPPSMQQMLEIAYSNSLRLGHLINDLLDMEKIAAGKMSFELREHSLGELLKESLASNQALCDQHGVRCSLEHATDVRVWVDGMRLQQVLGNFLSNAFKFTPAGGHIRVHSSLRGQRVRISVTDQGPGIPEAFRSRVFEKFAQAYASDSRQKSGTGLGLAITKELIERMGGTVGFDCEPGQGTTFWCELPIQLPSAETDGGEDLPRILVVEDEPDTGRLLHLMLREGGYAADRVQSLHQAREKLASEHYEAMTLDLHLPDGSGMQLIAELRDKPVLQDLPIVVISAAHQFDRAQFPEEIVWLHKPITNAQLLAAVEKARGHRRPGSP; the protein is encoded by the coding sequence ATGAGCGACCCATCGATTCACCACAGTCCCCCTGGCGGCCTGCGCCAGTTCTTCACCCGGCGAAACGGTATCGCCTGGGGCATGCTGGTGTTCACGCTGCTGGTGCAGCTGGTCGTCTGGCAGAGCCTGCGCGCCAATGAGGACCGGGCCGCCCAGGAGCAGTTCCAGATGCTGGGCGAGAAGGTCACCGAGGCGATCCGCAAGCGCCTGCGCGACCATGAACAGATCCTGCTCGGCGGCGCCGGCCTGTTCGACGCGGTGGAGCAGGTCAGCCGCGAACAATGGCGGCTGTACGTCGAACGACTGGCCCTGGCCGAGCGTTATCCGGGCATCCAGGGCGTCGGCTTCACCCAGGCCATCCGTCCTGCTGAGCGAGCCGCCCATGTGGCGCGCATCCGCTCCCAGGGCTTTGCCGATTACGACATCCACCCAGCTGGCGAGCGCGAGCTGTACACCTCGATCATCTTTCTGGAACCGTTCAGCGGGCGCAACCTGGCGGCCTTCGGCTACGACATGTACGCCGAACCGATACGTCAGCAGGCCATGCAGCGCGCAGCGCAGCTCGGCGAGACCAGCATCACCGGCAAGGTGACGCTGGTACAGGAGACCCATGGCACGGTCCAGGCCGGGGTGCTGCTCTATGTGCCCGTGTATCGTCCGCACCTGCCGACAAGCACGCCGGACGAGCGCATGCAGGCGCTGCTCGGCTTCGTCTACAGCCCCTATCGGGTCGACGACCTGATGCGCGGTATCCTCCGCGCCGCCGACCTGCCGCTGGCGCTGCACATCTACGCCAGCGCCGACGAGGCGCCCGAGCATCTGCTGCACGCCTCGCGTGAGGCACCCGCCCCCGGCAGCGCGCGCTACAGCGCGCTGCAGCGACTCGAACTGTACGGCCAGACCTGGACGCTGCGCATGGACAGTCGCCCCGAGTTCGAGGATCGCTTCCATGCCAACGAGGCGCTGGTATTCGGCCTCGGCCTCGGCCTCAGCCTGCTGGTGTTCTTTCTCACCTCGTCACTGGCGCTGCGTCACGGCCGCGCCCAAGCCCTGGCCGAGGAAATGACGCGGCATATCCGGCAGAGCCGGCACGACCTGCGGCTGAGCGAGGAACGTCTGTCGCTGGCACTCAAGGGCAGCAACGACGGGCTCTGGGACCTCGACCTGGAAGCCGGCAGCATGTACGCCTCGCCCCGCGCCTGGGAAATGCTCGGCTATCGCCCCAACGAGCTACCCTGCGACCTCAAGCTGTGGGAGCGGGTGACCGTCGCCGAGGATCTTGCCCAGCAGAAAGCCAGACTGGCGCAGACGATGCTCGCCAACGTCGACCACTTCACCACCGAGTTGCGCCTGCAGCACAAGCACGGCCATGTCGTGCCGGTGCTGCTGCGCGGCTACATCCAGCGCGACCCGCAGGGCATGGCCCAGCGCATCAGCGGCACGCTGATGGACCTGACCGAACGCAAGCGCATCGAGCAGATGAAGAACGACTTCGTCTCCACCGTCAGCCACGAGCTACGCACACCGCTGACCTCGATCAGCGGGGCGCTGGGGCTGATCGTCGGTGGCGCGCTCGGCAAGGCGCCGCCGTCCATGCAGCAGATGCTGGAAATCGCCTACAGCAACAGCCTGCGCCTGGGCCATCTGATCAACGACCTGCTGGACATGGAGAAGATCGCCGCCGGCAAGATGAGCTTCGAACTGCGCGAACACTCGCTCGGCGAGCTGCTCAAGGAATCCCTGGCGAGCAATCAGGCGCTATGCGATCAGCACGGCGTGCGCTGCAGCCTGGAGCACGCCACTGACGTGCGGGTCTGGGTGGATGGCATGCGCCTGCAGCAGGTGCTCGGCAATTTCCTGTCCAACGCCTTCAAATTCACTCCGGCGGGTGGTCACATCCGCGTCCACAGCAGCCTGCGCGGCCAGCGCGTGCGCATCAGCGTCACCGATCAGGGACCGGGTATTCCCGAAGCGTTCCGCTCGCGGGTGTTCGAGAAATTCGCCCAGGCCTATGCCTCCGACAGCCGGCAGAAATCCGGCACCGGCCTGGGTCTGGCCATTACCAAGGAGCTAATCGAGCGCATGGGCGGCACGGTGGGCTTCGATTGCGAGCCGGGCCAGGGCACGACCTTCTGGTGCGAGCTGCCGATCCAGCTGCCCTCCGCCGAGACCGACGGCGGCGAAGATCTGCCACGCATCCTGGTGGTCGAGGACGAGCCGGACACCGGCCGCCTGTTGCACCTGATGCTGCGCGAAGGCGGTTACGCCGCGGACCGCGTGCAGAGCCTGCACCAGGCTAGGGAAAAGCTCGCCAGCGAGCATTACGAAGCCATGACCCTCGACCTGCACCTGCCTGATGGCAGCGGCATGCAGCTGATCGCCGAACTGCGCGACAAGCCCGTGCTGCAGGATCTGCCCATCGTGGTCATCTCCGCCGCCCACCAGTTCGACCGCGCGCAGTTCCCGGAAGAGATCGTCTGGCTGCACAAACCGATCACCAATGCGCAATTGCTGGCCGCGGTCGAGAAAGCGCGTGGGCACCGCCGTCCCGGCAGCCCGTGA
- the ftsY gene encoding signal recognition particle-docking protein FtsY, which yields MFGSNDDKKTPAEPGEKKGLFGWLRKKPQPASAEQPATEPQADSEPVEQTVANVETPAATPQHEEPRAVEADLQPTEVIESPLPEPVPEPEPEPEPEPLSAPVVAATPEAPAKLGFFARLRQGLSKTSASIGEGMASLFLGKKAIDDDLLDELETRLLTADVGVEATTAIMQNLTRRVSRKELADSGALYTALQEELVGLLKPVEQPLAIDAGKRPYVILVVGVNGVGKTTTIGKLAKKLQLDGKKVMLAAGDTFRAAAVEQLQVWGERNGIPVIAQHTGADSASVIFDAVQAAKARGIDVLIADTAGRLHTKDNLMEELKKVRRVMGKLDESAPHEVLLVLDAGTGQNAINQTRQFNQAVELTGLALTKLDGTAKGGVIFALAKQFGTPIRYIGVGEGIDDLRTFEADAFVKALFAQREDA from the coding sequence ATGTTTGGTTCCAACGACGACAAGAAGACGCCGGCCGAGCCCGGCGAGAAGAAAGGCCTGTTCGGCTGGCTGCGCAAGAAGCCCCAGCCCGCTTCGGCAGAGCAGCCGGCCACCGAGCCTCAAGCGGACAGCGAACCGGTCGAGCAGACCGTGGCGAATGTCGAAACGCCTGCCGCCACGCCGCAGCACGAGGAGCCTCGCGCCGTCGAGGCCGATCTGCAGCCGACCGAGGTGATCGAGTCGCCGCTGCCAGAGCCTGTACCCGAACCCGAACCCGAACCCGAACCCGAGCCGTTATCTGCCCCGGTCGTTGCGGCCACGCCGGAAGCGCCGGCCAAGCTCGGCTTCTTCGCTCGCCTGCGCCAGGGTCTGTCGAAGACCAGCGCCAGCATAGGCGAAGGCATGGCCAGCCTGTTCCTCGGCAAGAAGGCCATCGACGACGATCTGCTCGACGAACTGGAAACCCGCCTGCTGACCGCCGACGTCGGCGTCGAGGCGACCACCGCGATCATGCAGAACCTCACCCGGCGCGTCTCGCGCAAGGAGCTGGCCGACAGCGGCGCGCTCTACACCGCGCTGCAGGAGGAGCTCGTCGGTCTGCTCAAGCCGGTCGAGCAGCCGCTGGCGATCGATGCCGGCAAGCGTCCCTACGTGATCCTGGTGGTCGGCGTGAACGGCGTCGGCAAGACCACCACCATCGGCAAGCTGGCCAAGAAACTGCAACTCGACGGCAAGAAGGTCATGCTCGCCGCCGGTGACACCTTCCGCGCCGCAGCGGTGGAGCAGCTGCAGGTGTGGGGCGAGCGCAACGGCATCCCGGTGATCGCCCAGCACACCGGCGCGGATTCCGCCTCGGTGATCTTCGATGCCGTGCAGGCCGCCAAGGCACGCGGCATCGACGTGCTGATCGCCGACACCGCCGGCCGACTGCACACCAAGGACAACCTGATGGAAGAGCTGAAGAAGGTCCGCCGGGTGATGGGCAAGCTCGACGAGTCGGCGCCACATGAGGTGCTGCTGGTGCTCGATGCCGGCACCGGACAGAACGCCATCAACCAGACCCGCCAGTTCAACCAGGCGGTCGAGCTGACCGGGCTTGCGCTGACCAAGCTCGACGGCACCGCCAAGGGCGGCGTGATCTTCGCCCTGGCCAAGCAGTTCGGCACGCCGATCCGCTACATCGGCGTAGGCGAAGGCATCGACGATCTGCGCACCTTCGAGGCCGATGCCTTCGTCAAGGCGCTGTTCGCTCAGCGGGAAGACGCATGA
- the ftsX gene encoding permease-like cell division protein FtsX yields MSNERNAKTNPSTAERVGGSVKKPEQPRGDEPDFKTLFHAWLESHRASLVDSVGRLLKQPIGSFFTCLVMAVALSLPMGLALLLDNVERLGGSWQRAAQISLFMQLDVDAATGERLRDQVAGMPDVAEADWISREQALEEFQQLSGLGEALKELPENPLPGVILVTPDEVDKDKLEALRQQLAELPGVQQAQLDLLWVERLTAILKLGDRFVFGLTLLLVATLLLVIGNTIRLHIENRRTEIEVVKLVGGTDGYVRRPFLYMGAIYGLGAGLIAWLLLAYGLGWLNEAVVNLAGLYGSDFGLEGVPAGDALSLVIGAVLLGYIGAWLAVARHLSELAPR; encoded by the coding sequence ATGAGTAACGAACGCAACGCCAAAACCAATCCAAGCACGGCCGAGCGCGTCGGTGGTTCGGTGAAGAAGCCGGAGCAGCCGCGTGGCGACGAGCCCGATTTCAAGACGCTGTTCCACGCCTGGCTGGAGAGCCATCGGGCGAGCCTGGTGGACAGCGTCGGGCGCCTGCTCAAGCAGCCGATCGGCAGCTTCTTCACCTGTCTGGTGATGGCCGTGGCGCTGAGCCTGCCCATGGGGCTGGCGCTGCTGCTGGACAACGTCGAGCGGCTCGGCGGTTCCTGGCAGCGCGCTGCGCAGATCTCGCTGTTCATGCAGCTGGACGTCGACGCGGCCACCGGCGAGCGGCTGCGCGACCAGGTGGCCGGAATGCCGGACGTGGCCGAAGCCGACTGGATCAGTCGCGAGCAGGCGCTGGAAGAGTTCCAGCAGCTATCCGGCCTCGGCGAGGCGCTCAAGGAGCTGCCGGAGAACCCGCTGCCCGGCGTCATCCTGGTAACCCCGGACGAGGTGGACAAGGACAAGCTCGAGGCGCTGCGCCAGCAGCTGGCCGAGTTGCCCGGCGTGCAGCAGGCGCAGCTGGACCTGCTCTGGGTCGAGCGGCTGACGGCGATCCTCAAGCTCGGCGACCGCTTCGTCTTCGGCCTCACACTGTTGCTGGTGGCCACGCTGCTGCTGGTGATCGGCAACACCATTCGCCTGCACATCGAGAACCGCCGCACCGAGATCGAGGTGGTCAAGCTGGTCGGCGGTACCGACGGCTACGTGCGCCGCCCATTCCTCTACATGGGCGCCATCTACGGCCTCGGTGCGGGACTGATCGCCTGGCTGCTGCTGGCATACGGCCTCGGCTGGCTGAACGAGGCGGTGGTCAATCTGGCCGGCCTGTACGGCAGCGATTTCGGCCTGGAGGGCGTGCCGGCCGGCGATGCGCTGTCGCTGGTGATCGGTGCGGTGCTCCTTGGTTACATCGGCGCCTGGCTGGCTGTCGCACGGCACCTCAGCGAGCTTGCGCCAAGGTAA
- the ftsE gene encoding cell division ATP-binding protein FtsE yields MIRFEQVGKRYPNGHVGLHELSFQVRRGEFLFVTGHSGAGKSTLLRLLLAMERPTSGKLLLAGQDLSRITNAQIPFLRRQIGVVFQNHQLLFDRTVFDNVALPLQILGLNKREIGQRVMTALERVSLKDKALQYPADLSTGQQQRVGIARAVVHRPALLLADEPTGNLDPRLAAEIMGVFEDINRLGTTVLIASHDLALIARMRHRMLTLQRGRLIGDGEAS; encoded by the coding sequence ATGATCCGTTTCGAACAGGTCGGCAAACGCTACCCCAACGGTCACGTCGGGCTGCACGAGCTGTCCTTCCAGGTCAGGCGTGGCGAGTTCCTCTTCGTCACCGGCCATTCCGGCGCTGGCAAGAGCACACTGCTGCGCCTGTTGCTGGCGATGGAGCGGCCCACCAGCGGCAAGCTGCTGCTGGCCGGGCAGGACCTGTCGCGCATCACCAATGCGCAGATTCCCTTTCTGCGCCGACAGATCGGCGTGGTGTTCCAGAACCACCAGTTGCTGTTCGATCGCACCGTATTCGACAACGTCGCCCTGCCGTTGCAGATCCTCGGGCTGAACAAGCGCGAGATCGGCCAACGGGTGATGACGGCGCTGGAGCGGGTCAGCCTCAAGGACAAGGCGCTGCAGTATCCGGCGGACCTTTCCACCGGTCAGCAGCAGCGTGTCGGCATCGCCCGTGCCGTGGTGCACCGTCCGGCCCTGCTGCTGGCGGACGAGCCCACCGGCAACCTCGATCCGCGCCTGGCCGCGGAGATCATGGGCGTGTTCGAAGACATCAACCGTCTGGGCACCACCGTGCTGATCGCCAGCCACGACCTGGCGCTGATTGCACGGATGCGCCATCGCATGCTGACCCTGCAGCGTGGTCGCCTGATCGGTGACGGAGAGGCCAGCTGA
- a CDS encoding M16 family metallopeptidase yields MSDCKALRNGLLGLLLAASFGLAGCDEGSTALPRPGEPVKQDVAREAAQPAVASETATAAEKPRLESLSELSDQPLARRKLDIQSWQTAEGAKVLFVEARELPMFDLRLTFSAGSSQDGDVPGLALLTNAMLNEGVEGKDVSAIARGFEGLGADFGNGSYRDMAVVSLRSLSAPDKREPALALFNQVIGQPTFPEDSLQRIKNQLLAGFEFQKQNPGKLASLELFAQLYGNHPYAHPSEGTPESIPAIGVEQLRDFHARAYAAGNAVIALVGDLSREEAEALAAQVSAALPQGPALPTTPSPQPPAAGKHHIDFPSNQSHLMLAQLGIPRGHPDYAALYLGNQILGGGGFGTRLMEEVREKRGLTYGIYSGFSPMRAEGPFMISMQTRAELTDGALELVQQLVRDYLAEGPTEAELERSKREIAGSFPLSTASNADIVGQLGSIGFYGLPLTYLEDFMGEIQALTVEQVKNAMNKHLQEDAFVIVTAGPSVEQQPLPPPSEKPIEQPSGVPEH; encoded by the coding sequence ATGAGTGATTGCAAAGCCCTGCGCAACGGCCTGCTTGGCCTGCTGCTGGCGGCCAGCTTCGGCCTGGCGGGCTGCGATGAAGGCTCCACCGCCCTGCCGCGCCCCGGCGAACCAGTGAAACAGGACGTGGCCCGCGAGGCCGCCCAACCCGCCGTAGCGAGCGAAACGGCCACGGCAGCGGAGAAACCGCGCCTCGAGTCCCTCAGCGAACTGAGCGACCAGCCGCTGGCCCGACGCAAACTGGACATCCAGAGCTGGCAGACCGCCGAAGGTGCCAAGGTGCTGTTCGTCGAGGCTCGCGAGCTGCCGATGTTCGACCTGCGCCTGACCTTCTCCGCCGGCAGCAGCCAGGACGGTGACGTACCCGGCCTGGCGCTGCTGACCAATGCCATGCTCAACGAGGGCGTCGAAGGCAAGGACGTCAGCGCCATCGCCCGTGGTTTCGAAGGCCTCGGCGCAGACTTCGGCAACGGCTCCTACCGCGACATGGCGGTGGTCAGCCTGCGCAGCCTGAGCGCGCCGGACAAGCGCGAGCCGGCACTGGCGCTGTTCAATCAGGTCATCGGCCAGCCGACCTTCCCCGAGGACTCGCTGCAGCGGATCAAGAACCAGCTGCTGGCCGGCTTCGAATTCCAGAAGCAGAACCCCGGCAAGCTGGCCAGCCTGGAGCTGTTCGCCCAGCTATATGGCAATCACCCGTACGCCCACCCCAGCGAAGGCACGCCCGAGTCGATTCCGGCGATCGGCGTCGAGCAGCTGCGCGACTTCCATGCCCGTGCCTACGCGGCTGGAAATGCGGTGATCGCGCTGGTCGGCGACCTTTCCCGTGAGGAAGCCGAAGCACTCGCCGCCCAGGTTTCCGCCGCGCTGCCACAAGGTCCGGCACTGCCGACGACGCCCTCGCCCCAACCACCCGCGGCCGGCAAGCACCACATCGACTTCCCCTCCAACCAAAGCCACCTGATGCTGGCCCAGCTCGGCATCCCTCGTGGCCATCCGGACTATGCGGCGCTTTATCTGGGCAATCAAATCCTCGGCGGTGGCGGTTTCGGTACGCGACTGATGGAAGAAGTACGGGAGAAGCGCGGCCTGACCTACGGCATCTATTCCGGCTTCAGCCCGATGCGCGCCGAAGGGCCGTTCATGATCAGCATGCAGACTCGCGCCGAACTCACCGATGGCGCATTGGAACTGGTGCAGCAGCTGGTACGCGATTACCTCGCCGAAGGCCCGACCGAGGCCGAGCTGGAGCGCAGCAAGCGCGAGATCGCCGGCAGTTTCCCGCTGTCCACCGCCAGTAACGCCGATATCGTCGGCCAGCTCGGCAGCATCGGCTTCTACGGCCTGCCGCTGACCTACCTGGAAGACTTCATGGGCGAAATCCAGGCGCTGACGGTCGAACAGGTCAAGAACGCGATGAACAAGCACCTGCAGGAAGATGCCTTCGTCATCGTCACAGCCGGGCCCAGCGTCGAGCAGCAACCGCTGCCGCCGCCCAGCGAAAAACCAATCGAACAGCCCAGCGGCGTTCCGGAGCATTGA